A region of uncultured Desulfobacter sp. DNA encodes the following proteins:
- the galE gene encoding UDP-glucose 4-epimerase GalE — MKILVTGGAGYIGSHTCVELLNQGHEVVVLDNLVNSSAKALDRVRNITGKDLAFFQTDLLDQAGTLKVFNAHKDIEAVIHFAGLKAVGESVSQPLRYYHNNITGTLNLITAMEKSGVTAIVFSSSATVYGNPAHLPITEDFPLSVTNPYGRTKLMIEEILSDLYTSNPQWHITLLRYFNPVGAHPSGDIGEDPRDIPNNLMPYVARVAIGQLPRVNVFGNDYETPDGTGVRDFIHVTDLAKGHICCLPRLMETPGVGIYNLGTGRGYSVIEMIKGFEKACGHNIPYEIAPRRPGDIASCWADPSKAQRELGWKAELDIEDMCKDAWHWQQKNPKGYDS, encoded by the coding sequence ATGAAAATTCTCGTTACCGGTGGCGCCGGATATATCGGCAGCCATACCTGCGTCGAACTGCTGAACCAGGGCCACGAAGTGGTTGTGCTGGACAATCTTGTCAACTCATCTGCCAAGGCCCTTGATCGGGTCAGAAACATTACGGGAAAAGACCTTGCATTTTTCCAGACAGATCTGCTGGATCAAGCCGGCACCCTTAAGGTATTCAATGCCCATAAAGACATTGAGGCCGTGATTCATTTTGCAGGCCTTAAAGCTGTGGGAGAATCGGTTTCCCAGCCTCTGCGATATTACCACAACAATATCACCGGCACCCTGAACCTGATTACCGCCATGGAAAAATCAGGAGTTACTGCCATTGTATTTTCTTCATCGGCCACGGTTTACGGCAACCCCGCCCATCTCCCCATCACTGAAGACTTTCCTTTGTCCGTAACCAACCCTTACGGCAGAACCAAACTGATGATTGAAGAAATTCTGTCCGACCTGTACACGTCCAATCCCCAATGGCACATTACCCTGCTGCGATATTTCAACCCGGTGGGGGCACACCCCAGCGGAGATATTGGCGAAGACCCCAGGGATATTCCCAACAACCTGATGCCTTATGTGGCCCGGGTGGCCATAGGGCAGTTGCCCCGGGTCAATGTTTTCGGCAATGATTACGAGACACCGGACGGGACAGGTGTCCGGGATTTCATCCATGTCACCGATCTTGCCAAAGGACATATCTGCTGCCTGCCCAGGCTCATGGAAACCCCGGGTGTGGGCATTTACAATCTTGGCACCGGACGGGGATATTCCGTAATTGAAATGATTAAAGGGTTTGAAAAGGCCTGCGGTCACAACATCCCATACGAAATTGCCCCCCGCAGGCCCGGCGACATTGCCTCATGCTGGGCAGACCCGTCTAAAGCCCAGAGGGAACTTGGCTGGAAAGCCGAGCTGGACATTGAAGATATGTGCAAAGATGCATGGCACTGGCAGCAGAAAAACCCCAAAGGATATGATTCGTAA
- a CDS encoding IscA/HesB family protein, with the protein MIELSDAAKTQIDYYFQGKEPTPIRIFLNTGGUAGPSLAMALDEPKDSDDLFDVKELKFVVDKEFMEKAKKIKIDFNGMGFSLDSSIELGGGGNCGGCSSGSCG; encoded by the coding sequence ATGATTGAGCTTTCAGATGCTGCAAAAACGCAGATCGACTATTATTTCCAGGGGAAGGAACCCACCCCCATTCGTATTTTTCTTAACACAGGCGGCTGAGCGGGGCCTTCCCTTGCTATGGCTCTGGATGAGCCTAAGGACAGTGATGATCTCTTTGACGTTAAAGAGCTTAAGTTCGTAGTGGACAAAGAGTTTATGGAAAAAGCAAAAAAGATTAAGATTGATTTCAACGGTATGGGGTTCAGCCTTGATTCCAGCATTGAACTGGGCGGGGGTGGCAATTGCGGGGGGTGCTCAAGCGGATCCTGCGGGTAG
- a CDS encoding MarR family transcriptional regulator — MPETKLSRQRCQTLLVSIRKIIQAVDIHSRKLNKEFGLTGPQLIVLQEISSHGQISITPLSRATSLSQATVTDITKRLENRGYIARKKREDDKRAVSLFLTEKGLDIIQNLPPLLQETFTNQFSDIQDWEQMMIMSAFERVVSLMAADKIEASPILVTGPIHENTGT, encoded by the coding sequence ATGCCCGAAACAAAACTGAGCCGCCAGAGATGTCAAACTCTTTTGGTATCAATTCGTAAAATCATCCAGGCCGTTGACATTCATTCCAGAAAGCTGAACAAAGAATTTGGCCTGACAGGCCCCCAGCTTATTGTGCTCCAGGAAATTTCCTCCCATGGCCAGATTTCCATTACGCCCTTATCCCGGGCCACAAGCCTGAGTCAGGCCACAGTAACAGATATCACCAAACGCTTAGAGAACCGTGGATACATTGCCAGAAAAAAAAGAGAGGATGACAAAAGGGCTGTCAGTCTTTTTCTTACGGAAAAAGGCCTGGATATCATCCAAAACCTGCCGCCTCTACTCCAGGAGACATTTACAAACCAATTTTCCGACATCCAGGACTGGGAGCAGATGATGATCATGAGCGCCTTTGAGCGGGTGGTCAGCCTGATGGCCGCGGACAAGATAGAAGCATCCCCCATCCTGGTGACAGGCCCCATACACGAAAACACAGGTACCTGA